From Streptomyces qinzhouensis, one genomic window encodes:
- a CDS encoding ABC transporter ATP-binding protein, whose amino-acid sequence MTETTARPAPAATTAEPILEVRDLVKHYPLTQGILFRRQVGAVRAVDGVDLDLHRGETLGIVGESGCGKSTVARMLVQLERPTAGRIRYRGEDITRLSGRALKAVRRNIQMVFQDPYTSLNPRMTVGDIIGEPYDIHPEAAPKGDRRRRVRELLDTVGLDPDFINRYPHQFSGGQRQRIGIARGLALRPEIVVADEPVSALDVSVQAQVVNLLMRLQREFGLSLVFIAHDLSIVRHISDRVGVMYLGRVVELGRQEEIYDHPTHPYTQALLSAVPVPDPAARAHRERIILGGDVPSPAHIPSGCRFRTRCWKAQERCALEVPLLAVPAEFRLAEEGPVRHPSACHFAEERQVVPPGRPQDPGEHREGPDHQEDPGAHREAPDHREHPEGPDHPGPGAPPNG is encoded by the coding sequence GTGACTGAGACCACCGCGAGACCGGCGCCCGCCGCGACCACGGCCGAACCGATCCTCGAAGTCCGCGACCTGGTCAAGCACTACCCCCTCACCCAGGGCATCCTTTTCCGCCGGCAGGTGGGGGCCGTCCGCGCCGTCGACGGCGTGGACCTCGACCTCCACCGCGGCGAGACCCTCGGCATCGTCGGCGAGTCCGGCTGCGGCAAGTCCACCGTCGCCCGCATGCTGGTCCAGCTCGAACGCCCCACGGCCGGCCGGATCCGCTACCGGGGCGAGGACATCACCCGGCTGTCCGGCCGGGCCCTGAAGGCTGTACGCCGCAATATCCAGATGGTGTTCCAGGACCCGTACACCTCCCTGAACCCCCGGATGACCGTCGGCGACATCATCGGGGAGCCGTACGACATCCATCCCGAGGCCGCGCCCAAGGGCGACCGGCGGCGCCGGGTGCGGGAACTGCTCGACACCGTCGGCCTCGACCCCGACTTCATCAACCGCTACCCCCACCAGTTCAGCGGCGGTCAGCGGCAGCGCATCGGCATCGCCCGCGGGCTCGCACTGCGCCCGGAGATCGTCGTCGCCGACGAACCCGTCTCGGCGCTCGACGTCTCCGTCCAGGCCCAGGTGGTCAACCTCCTGATGCGGCTCCAGCGCGAGTTCGGCCTCAGCCTGGTGTTCATCGCCCACGATCTGTCGATCGTGCGGCATATCTCCGACCGGGTGGGTGTGATGTATCTGGGGCGGGTGGTGGAGCTGGGGCGCCAGGAGGAGATCTACGACCATCCGACGCATCCGTACACCCAGGCGCTGCTCTCCGCCGTGCCCGTACCCGATCCGGCCGCGCGGGCCCACCGCGAGCGGATCATCCTCGGCGGGGACGTGCCGTCGCCCGCGCACATCCCCTCCGGCTGCCGCTTCCGCACCCGCTGCTGGAAGGCACAGGAGCGGTGTGCCCTGGAGGTACCGCTGCTGGCCGTCCCGGCGGAGTTCCGGCTCGCGGAGGAAGGTCCGGTACGGCACCCCTCGGCCTGCCACTTCGCGGAGGAGCGGCAGGTGGTCCCGCCGGGGCGACCGCAGGACCCCGGGGAGCACCGGGAGGGCCCGGATCATCAGGAGGACCCCGGGGCACACCGGGAGGCCCCCGATCACCGGGAGCACCCGGAGGGTCCGGATCACCCGGGCCCCGGGGCTCCGCCGAACGGCTGA
- a CDS encoding S9 family peptidase has product MTMRQQSSFPRQFARTQRFSLGAPRSFTVAPDGSRVVFIRSVSGTEREGALWVLDLDDHPTTVEPEGAFRERSVADPRALLGNSQEQLSAAELARRERSRDGSAGIVGYAVDGAAELAAFSLSGRLFTAELRTGASRELPVRGPVLDPRPAPDGRRIAYVSGGALRVVGADGTGDLALAEPSPEETEETGAGGECGISYGSAEYIAAESMGRDRGYWWSPESDRLLVARVDERAVRRWWIADPARPDRAPRRVAYPSAGTPNAEVRLFLVPVGGGGRTEVVWDRAAYPYLARVHWSAAGPPLLLVQARDQRTQRCLAVDTGSGETRTVHLDEDPIWLDLFAGVPARTPRGQLVRIADEGGARVLTVGDRALTGAGLQVRAVLAVGDEDVLVSASAGAEAAAPELGEVHVYRVGERGVERISEGRGVHTAVRSGAVTVLVSARPDTPDTDYAVLRDGKRIATIASYAEEPVLTARPRLVAAGERRIPCAVLLPRGYEESRGPLPVLMDPYGGPHARKVVAAHNAHLTSQWFADQGFAVVVADGRGTPGPTPAWEKAVAGDFGMILDDQIAALHALAGDFPLDLGRVAIRGWSFGGFLAALAVLRRPDVFHAAIAGAPATDQRLYDTHYTERYLGHPDEHPEVYAANSLITDEGLSGAAEPARPLMIVHGFADDNVVIAHSLRLSSALLAAGRPHEVLPLSGVTHMTPQEEVAENLLHLQVDFLRRSLGAARRAG; this is encoded by the coding sequence ATGACCATGAGGCAACAGAGCTCCTTTCCACGCCAGTTCGCCCGTACCCAGCGGTTTTCTCTGGGCGCGCCCCGCTCGTTCACGGTGGCACCGGACGGTTCCCGTGTGGTCTTCATCCGTTCGGTGTCCGGAACCGAACGGGAGGGCGCGCTCTGGGTGCTCGACCTCGACGACCACCCCACCACGGTAGAGCCGGAAGGGGCTTTCCGGGAACGGTCGGTGGCCGATCCCCGTGCCCTGCTGGGGAATTCGCAGGAGCAACTTTCGGCGGCGGAGCTGGCCCGCCGGGAGCGCAGCCGGGACGGCTCGGCGGGCATCGTGGGCTACGCGGTCGACGGGGCGGCCGAGTTGGCCGCCTTCTCGCTCTCCGGACGTCTGTTCACGGCGGAGTTGCGGACCGGCGCATCCCGTGAACTACCCGTAAGAGGGCCGGTGCTCGATCCGAGGCCCGCCCCCGACGGGAGGCGGATCGCCTATGTCTCCGGCGGTGCGCTGCGGGTCGTCGGCGCGGACGGCACCGGGGATCTGGCGCTCGCGGAGCCCTCCCCCGAAGAGACCGAAGAGACCGGGGCCGGCGGCGAGTGCGGGATCTCGTACGGGTCCGCCGAGTACATCGCGGCGGAGAGCATGGGCCGCGACCGGGGCTACTGGTGGTCGCCGGAGTCGGACCGGCTGCTGGTCGCGCGGGTCGACGAGCGGGCGGTACGGCGCTGGTGGATCGCGGACCCGGCGCGGCCGGACCGGGCCCCGCGCCGGGTCGCCTACCCGTCGGCCGGCACCCCCAACGCCGAGGTACGCCTCTTCCTGGTCCCCGTCGGCGGCGGCGGGCGGACCGAGGTGGTCTGGGACCGGGCCGCCTATCCCTATCTGGCGCGGGTGCACTGGTCGGCGGCGGGCCCGCCGCTGCTGTTGGTGCAGGCGCGGGACCAGCGCACCCAGCGCTGTCTGGCCGTCGACACCGGCTCCGGCGAGACCCGTACCGTCCATCTGGACGAGGATCCGATCTGGCTTGATCTTTTCGCCGGGGTGCCCGCCCGGACGCCCCGCGGGCAGTTGGTCCGGATCGCCGACGAGGGCGGCGCACGGGTGCTGACGGTCGGGGACCGGGCGCTGACGGGCGCCGGGCTCCAGGTCCGGGCCGTCCTCGCCGTCGGCGACGAGGACGTCCTCGTATCGGCGTCGGCGGGAGCGGAGGCGGCGGCGCCCGAACTGGGCGAGGTCCATGTCTACCGGGTCGGCGAACGGGGAGTCGAACGGATCTCCGAGGGCCGCGGAGTGCATACCGCGGTCCGCTCGGGCGCGGTGACCGTCCTGGTCTCCGCCCGCCCCGACACGCCGGACACGGATTACGCCGTGCTGCGCGACGGCAAGCGGATCGCCACCATCGCCTCGTACGCCGAGGAGCCCGTGCTCACCGCCCGGCCCAGGCTCGTCGCGGCGGGCGAGCGGCGCATCCCCTGCGCGGTGCTGCTGCCGAGGGGGTACGAGGAGTCCCGGGGGCCGCTGCCGGTCCTCATGGACCCGTACGGCGGGCCCCACGCCCGTAAGGTGGTCGCCGCCCACAATGCCCATCTCACGTCACAGTGGTTCGCCGACCAGGGCTTCGCGGTGGTCGTCGCCGACGGGCGGGGCACTCCGGGACCCACTCCGGCCTGGGAGAAGGCCGTCGCGGGCGACTTCGGCATGATCCTCGACGACCAGATCGCGGCACTGCACGCGCTCGCCGGCGACTTCCCGCTGGACCTGGGGCGGGTGGCGATCCGGGGCTGGTCCTTCGGGGGCTTTCTCGCGGCGCTGGCGGTACTGCGCCGGCCCGATGTCTTCCACGCGGCGATCGCGGGCGCCCCCGCGACGGACCAGCGGCTGTACGACACCCACTACACGGAGCGGTATCTCGGCCATCCGGACGAGCACCCCGAGGTGTACGCGGCGAACTCGCTCATCACGGACGAGGGGCTGAGCGGCGCGGCGGAGCCCGCCCGGCCGCTGATGATCGTCCACGGCTTCGCGGACGACAACGTGGTGATCGCGCACTCCCTGCGCCTGTCATCGGCCCTGCTGGCGGCGGGCCGACCGCACGAGGTGCTCCCGCTGAGCGGGGTGACCCATATGACGCCCCAGGAGGAGGTGGCGGAGAATCTGCTCCACCTCCAGGTGGACTTCCTCCGGCGGAGCCTCGGGGCCGCTCGCCGCGCGGGCTGA